One Clostridium estertheticum DNA segment encodes these proteins:
- a CDS encoding peptide MFS transporter has translation MSEIVVKNKRPFGFYICCVAFMFERMAYYSAKYLIFVFVMATVVTGGLGLTKFEAALIQSNLVAFTYLAPIIGGYLSDRHIGARYCVPVGLILMAGGYIVGGSATSAVTMNVMVALVAIGTGLFKGNVSAISGALFEDESQLDSAFSVQYSFVNIGAFIGTTAVGILIATTFAHGGVQGFRPAFQLCGLICAIDAVWFLFGMKFLGEVGKKPFKEGKHMEKKAVTENKPLTRVEKRKVFAIVLVSIFSVVFWVFWYLTYLAVYDYGGQFVNMNVGGFAVPLSWFDSLNSFVCIAMGPILGILWFKLSKRPKGDLSLFKKLALGLSLLGMSFLMLVGAEISRGTSKASIVWIIAFGVLLSMGEMLFSPLGNSFVTKYAPNKIYSVLMGVWILASFIAGKSYGYLYEFASKFPIIQSYVVIPIILFVCAVLLFIFDKKLVKLLEDEEPAKKVNIPA, from the coding sequence ATGAGTGAAATTGTAGTTAAAAACAAAAGACCTTTTGGTTTTTACATTTGTTGTGTCGCGTTCATGTTCGAAAGGATGGCTTATTATTCTGCGAAGTATCTGATTTTTGTTTTTGTTATGGCTACGGTGGTAACAGGCGGATTAGGTCTTACAAAGTTTGAAGCTGCACTTATTCAATCAAATCTTGTTGCGTTTACCTATCTTGCACCTATTATTGGCGGATATCTTTCTGATAGGCATATTGGTGCTAGATACTGTGTTCCGGTTGGACTAATTTTGATGGCCGGCGGGTATATAGTGGGTGGATCTGCAACTAGTGCCGTAACCATGAATGTGATGGTGGCACTTGTAGCCATCGGTACAGGTCTATTTAAAGGTAACGTTTCTGCAATCAGCGGCGCTTTGTTTGAAGACGAAAGTCAGCTGGATTCAGCATTTTCAGTTCAGTACTCATTCGTCAATATCGGAGCGTTTATCGGAACAACGGCGGTTGGTATTCTTATAGCCACAACTTTTGCCCATGGTGGCGTTCAGGGCTTCAGACCTGCGTTCCAATTGTGCGGTCTCATTTGTGCAATTGATGCTGTGTGGTTCCTGTTCGGTATGAAATTCCTTGGAGAAGTAGGCAAAAAACCCTTCAAAGAAGGCAAGCACATGGAAAAGAAAGCTGTAACTGAAAATAAGCCATTAACAAGGGTGGAAAAAAGAAAGGTCTTTGCTATTGTCTTGGTATCTATATTCTCAGTTGTATTCTGGGTGTTCTGGTACCTGACTTACCTAGCTGTTTATGATTACGGCGGTCAGTTTGTTAACATGAATGTAGGCGGATTCGCAGTGCCACTTTCATGGTTCGACTCCTTGAACTCATTTGTATGTATTGCTATGGGACCAATTTTAGGTATACTGTGGTTCAAGCTGTCCAAGAGGCCTAAAGGCGATCTGAGCTTGTTTAAAAAATTGGCTCTGGGTCTTAGTTTACTTGGGATGTCATTTTTAATGCTTGTAGGTGCAGAAATTTCAAGAGGCACATCCAAGGCAAGCATAGTTTGGATTATTGCATTCGGTGTGCTCCTCAGTATGGGTGAAATGCTGTTCTCACCACTTGGTAACTCCTTTGTTACTAAATATGCACCGAACAAGATTTACTCGGTACTTATGGGTGTTTGGATTTTAGCTTCCTTTATCGCAGGTAAATCCTATGGCTACCTGTATGAGTTTGCTTCAAAATTCCCGATTATACAGTCCTATGTTGTCATCCCGATCATTCTGTTCGTATGCGCAGTATTGCTGTTTATCTTTGACAAAAAGCTTGTAAAACTGCTGGAAGATGAAGAACCAGCAAAAAAGGTTAATATACCAGCATAA
- a CDS encoding protein adenylyltransferase SelO, with translation MTERKVIIETGWNLDNSYARLPKSFFTIIKPNPVRSPKLIILNYTLATSLGLNVQALQSNDGIAVLAGKQIPKGALPLAQAYAGHQFGHFTMLGDGRAMLIGEQITPLGERFDIQLKGSGKTPYSRGGDGRAALGPMLREYIISEAMYALGINTTRSLAVVTTGESVIRETEQLGAIMTRVATSHLRVGTFQYVSKWCTAEELRDLADYTLQRHFPDVVADENQYIFLLREVIKRQAALIAKWQLVGFIHGVMNTDNMAISGETIDYGPCAFMDAYDPATVFSSIDIQGRYAYGNQPHIAEWNLARFAETLLPLLHVNQEQAVKLAQEAISDFSELYHLNWLTGMRAKLGIFNEELQDEALIEGLLSLMQKYHADYTNTFRSLTFDTRWDTDLFGTTEFAQWHELWQARLGRQKEPKTASHQLMRSSNPAIIPRNHLVEAALEAAVKQGDYSVMERLLVVLSSPYAHSPEQSNYSTLPALSTRPYRTFCGT, from the coding sequence ATGACAGAGAGAAAAGTAATAATAGAAACAGGATGGAACTTAGACAACAGTTATGCCCGTCTACCGAAATCATTTTTCACCATAATCAAACCAAACCCAGTACGCTCACCAAAGTTGATCATTCTCAATTATACCTTGGCAACATCCCTGGGTTTGAATGTCCAGGCGTTGCAAAGCAATGATGGCATAGCGGTGCTTGCTGGCAAGCAGATTCCCAAAGGAGCCTTACCTCTTGCCCAGGCTTACGCAGGGCATCAATTCGGGCATTTTACGATGCTTGGGGACGGCAGGGCTATGCTTATTGGTGAACAGATTACGCCTTTAGGTGAAAGATTTGATATTCAGCTTAAGGGTTCAGGTAAAACTCCATACTCTCGTGGGGGCGATGGTCGAGCAGCTCTTGGACCGATGCTTCGTGAATACATCATAAGCGAAGCAATGTATGCGCTTGGTATTAACACCACCCGCAGCCTAGCGGTGGTGACAACCGGTGAGTCAGTAATCCGCGAAACCGAGCAACTTGGTGCAATTATGACTCGTGTGGCTACCAGTCATCTGAGAGTCGGCACCTTTCAATACGTTTCAAAATGGTGCACTGCTGAGGAGCTACGGGACCTAGCTGATTACACATTGCAAAGACATTTTCCAGACGTTGTAGCTGATGAGAACCAATATATTTTCCTTCTTCGGGAAGTTATTAAGCGTCAGGCCGCTCTGATTGCCAAATGGCAACTGGTTGGCTTTATTCACGGGGTGATGAACACGGACAACATGGCCATTAGTGGAGAAACCATTGATTATGGTCCTTGTGCCTTCATGGATGCCTATGACCCGGCAACGGTATTCAGTTCCATTGACATTCAAGGCCGCTACGCATATGGCAATCAGCCCCATATTGCAGAGTGGAATCTAGCGCGATTTGCTGAAACCCTATTGCCGTTGCTACATGTTAATCAGGAGCAGGCTGTCAAACTGGCCCAAGAAGCGATTTCAGATTTTTCTGAGTTGTATCACCTCAATTGGCTCACGGGAATGAGAGCAAAACTGGGAATATTTAATGAGGAGTTGCAGGATGAAGCCCTTATTGAAGGCCTCCTCAGTTTGATGCAGAAGTATCATGCGGACTATACCAATACCTTCCGCTCACTAACTTTTGATACACGGTGGGATACAGACTTATTTGGCACCACGGAATTTGCTCAGTGGCATGAACTGTGGCAGGCGAGACTAGGCAGACAGAAAGAACCGAAAACCGCCTCGCATCAGTTGATGCGGAGTTCAAATCCAGCGATAATCCCTCGTAACCACCTGGTTGAAGCTGCACTAGAAGCCGCAGTGAAACAAGGAGACTACAGCGTGATGGAGCGTCTTCTAGTTGTTCTTTCAAGTCCCTATGCGCACTCTCCAGAACAGAGTAATTACTCCACACTGCCTGCTTTATCAACCCGCCCTTACCGAACCTTTTGCGGTACTTAA
- a CDS encoding D-alanyl-D-alanine carboxypeptidase family protein yields the protein MKNKRFFILIVLFLVFSMSSNIFAAGIDGTTNLSSIYGEAAITVDVATGEIIYAKNVDKQMYPASTTKLMTALLLAENLGKNDELKYTQSAKSQPADSLNVNFHPIELYETMSAVDVMDGLLLYSANDMAYMIADNVSGNSTSFMKMMNDKAAKLHMTGTHFVTSNGLHSPDHYTTSYDMSILARTSFLNPWVKESMNKKQNTISTSKGTTFVIENSNKLLGTDGCIGGKTGYTSKAGRCLVAFYERKGRQIMGVVMGSVKDANDTYVFNDMKKIIDYSYNLQPTILHAKNDIIKTETLKYKPLGSFGPEKTVSVPLVAKEDISYFNNEANKKDLQENINLTSIDPTSLKGDKSIGTLSLTEKGKVKTYKLYSMASKGTLIKNTIIIYLMIAGIFILFLIGIAVIIRAVNLSKTKKRKFKRN from the coding sequence TTGAAAAACAAAAGATTTTTTATTTTGATTGTATTATTTCTAGTATTTTCTATGAGTTCAAATATTTTCGCTGCGGGTATAGATGGTACTACTAATTTATCATCAATATATGGGGAAGCAGCCATCACTGTAGATGTTGCAACTGGGGAAATAATTTATGCAAAAAATGTAGATAAGCAAATGTACCCAGCAAGTACAACAAAGCTAATGACTGCACTATTGCTGGCTGAGAACCTGGGAAAAAATGATGAATTAAAATATACGCAAAGTGCAAAATCTCAGCCCGCGGATTCATTAAATGTTAATTTTCATCCAATCGAGCTTTACGAAACCATGTCAGCTGTGGACGTAATGGATGGACTGTTACTGTATTCAGCAAATGATATGGCCTATATGATTGCAGACAATGTTTCAGGAAATTCTACAAGCTTTATGAAAATGATGAATGACAAGGCGGCAAAATTGCACATGACAGGTACTCATTTTGTAACTTCTAATGGGCTTCATAGTCCAGATCATTATACTACGTCTTATGATATGAGTATATTGGCGAGAACCTCATTTTTAAATCCATGGGTAAAAGAGTCAATGAATAAAAAGCAAAATACTATATCAACATCAAAAGGTACAACATTTGTTATTGAAAATAGTAACAAACTTCTTGGAACCGATGGTTGTATTGGTGGGAAAACAGGGTATACTTCAAAAGCTGGGAGATGTCTTGTAGCTTTTTATGAAAGAAAAGGAAGACAAATTATGGGAGTTGTTATGGGATCAGTCAAAGATGCCAATGACACTTATGTTTTCAATGATATGAAAAAAATAATTGACTATAGCTATAATTTACAACCCACAATACTACATGCAAAAAATGACATTATAAAAACTGAAACATTAAAATACAAACCGCTTGGCTCCTTTGGACCAGAGAAAACTGTTAGTGTACCACTTGTAGCTAAAGAAGACATTAGCTATTTCAACAACGAAGCAAACAAAAAAGATTTGCAGGAAAATATAAACTTAACCAGTATTGACCCTACTAGTCTTAAAGGGGATAAGAGCATTGGAACCTTGTCACTAACTGAAAAAGGGAAAGTCAAAACTTACAAGCTTTATTCAATGGCTTCGAAAGGAACTTTAATAAAAAATACTATAATTATTTATCTTATGATTGCTGGAATATTTATTTTATTTTTAATAGGAATAGCAGTTATAATAAGGGCCGTTAATTTAAGTAAAACGAAAAAAAGGAAATTTAAAAGGAATTAA
- a CDS encoding DNA alkylation repair protein has translation MEIEEVMLYLEEHGSEQTRRIYGNHGIPDPKYGVKVVDLKKLQKIIKKDYNLSLLLFDTGNYDAMYLAGLIADETKMTLKDLNHWVVNSQCESIACTTVAWITSESSFGVQLAREWIQSDIETIAAAGWSTYGSILATLPNEVIDMDEIRQYLDHIAKVIHDEREGVQYQMNLFVIAAGGYVPGLSKEAKELGDKIGKVTVAMGNTACKVPMIRHYIEKMESRGVKKRKQARC, from the coding sequence ATGGAAATTGAAGAGGTAATGTTGTATTTAGAGGAGCATGGGAGCGAACAAACCCGTCGTATTTATGGGAACCATGGTATACCAGATCCTAAATATGGAGTTAAAGTTGTAGATCTTAAAAAACTTCAAAAGATCATAAAAAAAGATTATAATTTATCACTGCTACTGTTTGATACAGGTAATTATGATGCCATGTACTTAGCAGGGCTTATTGCTGACGAGACGAAAATGACACTAAAGGACCTTAATCATTGGGTAGTCAATAGTCAATGTGAAAGTATAGCATGTACCACAGTTGCTTGGATTACTTCAGAAAGTTCTTTTGGTGTCCAGTTGGCTAGAGAATGGATACAGTCAGATATTGAGACAATTGCAGCAGCAGGGTGGTCAACCTATGGTAGCATTTTAGCCACACTGCCTAATGAAGTCATAGATATGGATGAGATAAGGCAGTATCTTGATCATATAGCAAAGGTTATTCATGATGAACGTGAAGGAGTTCAGTATCAAATGAACTTATTTGTTATTGCAGCTGGTGGTTATGTGCCAGGTTTATCAAAAGAAGCTAAGGAACTAGGAGACAAAATAGGGAAGGTGACTGTGGCTATGGGTAACACTGCTTGTAAAGTACCTATGATTAGACATTACATTGAAAAGATGGAATCTCGTGGCGTTAAGAAAAGGAAACAAGCACGTTGTTGA
- a CDS encoding SGNH/GDSL hydrolase family protein, producing MNKKIIGSFLGVLMVLGLTSIPAFASMPNGTVIMGNKAFDLNYANNTANIKEISNAIAAGGELYVKDFSGKWINNVSGQTVDANVIPAVVYKNSVGVINYDAADIDQVAILAALGDSITNGMSATKGNGYVDLFYNNSKSIQGNEGIKLINLGIPGEKSRDLLSNLQNDAATKDAVSKAKMITISVGGNNLLAPVINAVATSFNLATTSPTFASDLKLALASPNNQQTLNLTLSKLPSALASGVQQFGTDWVGIIGAIKTLAPKADIYVTTLYNPLNQLDPLYIVFDPAIQGINKIIKTPNAGYKVADVYTAFHDYKGTEPLINFSLFTGNLDPHPTTKGHEVIYQSHVSAKEIVVAK from the coding sequence ATGAATAAAAAAATTATAGGTTCGTTTCTTGGTGTATTAATGGTATTGGGATTAACATCTATCCCAGCTTTTGCTTCAATGCCTAATGGTACTGTTATAATGGGCAATAAAGCATTCGACTTAAATTACGCTAATAATACAGCAAATATTAAAGAAATCAGTAATGCAATAGCTGCAGGCGGAGAATTATATGTTAAGGATTTTAGTGGAAAGTGGATTAACAATGTAAGTGGACAAACAGTAGATGCAAATGTAATACCAGCTGTAGTTTATAAGAATTCAGTTGGAGTAATTAACTATGACGCAGCAGATATAGATCAAGTGGCTATATTAGCAGCACTGGGAGACTCTATTACTAATGGAATGAGCGCAACGAAGGGTAATGGGTATGTTGATCTTTTCTATAATAACTCAAAATCAATTCAGGGAAATGAAGGGATTAAGCTTATTAACCTTGGTATACCAGGAGAAAAAAGTAGAGATCTTTTAAGCAATCTACAGAATGATGCAGCTACCAAAGATGCTGTAAGCAAAGCTAAGATGATAACAATAAGTGTTGGAGGGAATAATCTTTTAGCACCTGTCATCAATGCAGTTGCAACTTCATTCAATCTTGCCACAACTTCACCTACATTTGCTAGTGATCTAAAATTGGCTTTAGCGAGTCCGAATAATCAGCAGACGTTGAATCTCACATTGAGTAAACTACCATCTGCATTAGCGTCAGGTGTGCAACAATTTGGTACGGATTGGGTAGGTATAATCGGAGCAATAAAGACTTTGGCTCCCAAGGCAGATATTTATGTAACAACATTATATAACCCCTTAAATCAGCTAGATCCCCTTTATATTGTATTTGATCCAGCAATACAAGGAATAAATAAAATAATAAAAACACCAAATGCAGGTTATAAAGTGGCAGATGTATACACAGCATTTCATGATTACAAGGGTACAGAACCTTTGATAAATTTTAGTTTATTCACAGGAAATCTGGATCCTCATCCGACAACAAAGGGTCATGAAGTTATATACCAGAGTCATGTTAGTGCTAAGGAAATAGTAGTTGCAAAATAA
- a CDS encoding aminopeptidase P family protein, protein MSESVKERISKLRAFMEEKGIDTYVVPSADNHQSEYVGEYFKARSYVTGFTGSAGTAVITKDKAGLWTDGRYFLQAEHQLEGSGIKLFKMGNPGVPTVLEYIKAEMTNNGKLGFDGRLMAMQEGEDFALALAHKNATIEYAYDLVGKVWEDRPKIANEPVFLLEEKYSGESRLSKLSRIRGTMKDVGANYHIITTLDDIAWLLNIRGNDVMYSPLVLCYAVVSMEKVDLFIKESRLNVNVREALVKDGVELRPYNDIYEFVKGFKAEDVVLIDPDRINYALYKNIPVQTKKIEADNPSILFKAIKNPVELANIEKAHIKDGVAITKLMYWLKTNISKTTITEISASEKLEELRKQQEGYLWQSFAPICAFKEHAAMMHYSATPETDVELAEGHLLLMDTGGNYFEGTTDITRTFALGEVSKELKKHFTAVARGMMNLARARFLYGCKGYNLDILAREPMWSLDLDYKCGTGHGVGYLLNIHEGPSGFRWSIVPSKHETNTLEEGMVITDEPGIYIDGSHGIRIENELIVRKGVENESGQFMHFDAVTYAPIDLDAIAAEDLNRDEKLYLNSYHKLVYEKLAQYLSIEEREWLKLYTREV, encoded by the coding sequence ATGAGTGAAAGTGTAAAAGAAAGAATTTCAAAACTGAGAGCATTTATGGAGGAAAAGGGAATAGATACCTATGTTGTTCCATCCGCAGACAATCATCAAAGCGAGTATGTAGGAGAATACTTTAAGGCAAGATCCTATGTAACCGGTTTTACGGGCTCTGCCGGAACGGCGGTCATTACAAAAGACAAAGCGGGTCTTTGGACGGATGGAAGGTATTTTCTTCAGGCCGAGCATCAGCTTGAAGGCAGTGGAATTAAGCTCTTCAAGATGGGAAACCCTGGAGTCCCTACTGTATTGGAATACATAAAAGCTGAGATGACTAATAATGGAAAACTCGGATTTGATGGACGTCTCATGGCGATGCAAGAAGGGGAAGATTTTGCTTTGGCACTTGCCCATAAGAATGCTACCATTGAGTATGCTTACGATCTCGTAGGTAAGGTATGGGAAGACCGTCCTAAGATAGCAAATGAACCTGTTTTTCTTCTTGAGGAAAAGTATTCCGGCGAAAGCAGATTGTCCAAGCTGTCTAGGATAAGAGGCACAATGAAAGATGTAGGAGCAAACTACCATATCATCACAACCTTGGATGATATCGCATGGCTTCTCAACATCCGAGGAAATGATGTTATGTATTCACCGCTGGTGCTATGTTATGCGGTTGTTAGCATGGAAAAGGTAGACCTGTTCATTAAAGAAAGTAGGCTTAATGTAAATGTCAGGGAAGCTTTAGTCAAGGATGGTGTGGAGTTAAGGCCTTACAACGACATTTATGAATTTGTCAAGGGCTTTAAGGCTGAAGATGTTGTGCTGATTGACCCGGACAGGATTAATTATGCGTTGTATAAGAACATTCCAGTTCAGACAAAAAAAATCGAAGCAGATAATCCTAGCATCCTGTTCAAGGCAATAAAAAACCCTGTGGAGCTAGCCAATATTGAAAAAGCCCACATTAAAGACGGTGTTGCCATTACGAAACTCATGTATTGGTTGAAAACAAATATCTCAAAAACAACAATCACAGAAATTAGTGCGTCAGAAAAACTGGAAGAGCTTAGAAAACAGCAAGAGGGTTACTTGTGGCAAAGCTTCGCACCAATTTGCGCTTTCAAGGAACATGCAGCCATGATGCACTATTCGGCTACACCTGAAACAGATGTGGAACTTGCAGAGGGACACTTATTATTAATGGATACCGGCGGAAACTACTTTGAAGGCACAACAGATATCACTAGAACATTCGCCCTTGGCGAAGTGAGCAAAGAACTTAAAAAGCACTTCACGGCCGTGGCTAGAGGTATGATGAATTTGGCCCGTGCTAGATTCCTTTACGGATGCAAAGGCTATAACTTGGATATATTGGCTAGAGAACCAATGTGGAGTCTTGACCTGGATTATAAATGCGGAACTGGTCATGGTGTCGGCTATTTGCTGAATATTCATGAAGGACCAAGCGGTTTCAGATGGTCTATCGTACCATCAAAGCATGAAACTAATACCTTGGAAGAAGGCATGGTCATAACCGATGAACCTGGAATTTATATTGATGGATCCCATGGCATCCGGATAGAGAATGAGCTCATTGTAAGAAAAGGCGTTGAAAACGAATCTGGTCAATTCATGCACTTTGATGCTGTAACTTATGCTCCAATCGATTTGGATGCTATAGCTGCAGAAGACCTTAACCGTGATGAGAAACTGTATTTAAACAGTTATCATAAGCTTGTGTACGAGAAATTAGCCCAGTACCTGAGTATTGAAGAGAGAGAGTGGCTAAAATTGTATACAAGAGAAGTTTAA
- a CDS encoding M24 family metallopeptidase: MIKQRLDKVLKIMSEEKIPQMIVSDPSAIFYLTGKWIFPGERMLALYINLNGNNKLIINELFPISEDLGLEKIWYNDTQSPVKILADNIDKESPMGIDKNWPAHFLIKLMQLKGGSSFVNGSEILDKVRMCKDENEKELMRAASKLNDSAMGEMIKLVPDKHSETKMGKLLGELWDKMGTEGHSFDPIIGYGANAADPHHVMDKSTVKPGDSVVIDIGCKKDSYCSDMTRTVFYKSVSDHSREVYEIVKEANRRGIEKVKAGVRFCDIDAAARDYITEKGYGKYFTHRLGHSIGIEVHDFGDVSSVNTDEVQVGQIFSIEPGIYLPGDVGVRIEDLVIVTKDGCEVLNHYTKDLIIVE; the protein is encoded by the coding sequence ATGATAAAACAAAGACTTGATAAGGTTCTAAAGATTATGAGTGAAGAGAAAATACCGCAAATGATAGTTTCTGATCCATCAGCAATATTTTATCTTACAGGAAAATGGATTTTTCCAGGAGAGAGAATGCTTGCATTGTATATTAATTTAAATGGAAACAACAAATTAATTATTAATGAGTTATTTCCTATAAGTGAAGATTTAGGTTTGGAAAAGATATGGTATAACGATACTCAAAGTCCAGTGAAAATTCTTGCAGACAACATAGATAAAGAAAGCCCAATGGGTATAGATAAAAACTGGCCAGCACATTTCTTAATAAAATTAATGCAATTAAAGGGTGGAAGCTCATTTGTCAATGGATCTGAAATTCTTGACAAAGTAAGAATGTGTAAGGATGAAAATGAAAAAGAATTAATGAGAGCAGCCTCAAAATTAAATGATAGTGCTATGGGCGAAATGATAAAACTTGTGCCTGATAAGCATTCAGAAACAAAAATGGGAAAATTACTTGGTGAGTTATGGGATAAAATGGGAACTGAAGGTCATTCCTTTGATCCGATTATAGGATATGGTGCAAATGCAGCAGACCCTCATCATGTAATGGACAAATCAACAGTAAAGCCAGGAGATAGTGTAGTTATTGATATCGGCTGTAAAAAGGATTCATACTGCTCAGATATGACTAGAACTGTATTCTACAAAAGTGTATCAGACCACAGCAGAGAAGTTTACGAAATTGTTAAAGAAGCAAACAGAAGAGGAATTGAGAAAGTTAAAGCAGGAGTTAGATTTTGCGATATAGACGCAGCAGCTAGAGACTATATAACGGAAAAAGGCTACGGAAAATACTTCACTCATAGACTGGGACATTCAATAGGTATTGAGGTTCATGATTTCGGTGATGTTTCATCTGTTAATACAGATGAAGTTCAGGTTGGACAAATATTCTCCATAGAACCAGGTATTTACTTGCCAGGAGACGTAGGAGTTCGTATAGAAGATTTGGTAATAGTAACAAAAGATGGTTGTGAAGTATTAAATCATTATACAAAGGATTTAATTATTGTAGAATAG
- a CDS encoding peptidoglycan binding domain-containing protein — translation MNHFYFGSEINGINVSGEIVDNVNKKMASEIQTYKLNIKERGGKNEQISGNEVGLKYKSDGQFKGFKDRQNPYKWISSVFNKKDFKMIDEVKYDKNLLKERVDKLSCFDSSSVIEPKNPSFKYTDNGYVIVSEVAGNKVNKDILYEHVSDAVMKGETTIDLESINCYVKPKYTSKSQKIVDTRNMLNQYVSSKITYTFGDNKEFLDSSTINKWLTVDENIKVTLDEKEVENYIDVLASKYNTIGKRRNFVSSSGKAMNIDTGDYGWSINRVKETQALISIIKEGKTIAKEPAYTQTALYHGNNDMGNTYVEIDLTIQHLWFYKNGLLIVQGDIVTGTEGSENATPEGIYKLKYKEKNAILKGQGYASPVNFWMPFNGGIGIHDASWRDKFGGKLYMTGGSHGCINSPYDLAKAIFDNIDAGTPVVCYNEQGVLVSK, via the coding sequence ATGAATCATTTTTATTTTGGTTCAGAAATAAATGGCATTAATGTTTCAGGTGAAATTGTGGATAATGTAAATAAAAAAATGGCATCTGAAATTCAAACATATAAGTTAAATATAAAAGAACGAGGCGGTAAAAATGAGCAAATCAGTGGTAATGAAGTTGGGTTAAAGTATAAGTCAGATGGACAATTTAAGGGCTTTAAAGATAGACAAAATCCCTATAAATGGATTTCATCAGTTTTTAATAAAAAAGATTTTAAAATGATAGATGAGGTTAAATATGATAAGAATCTATTGAAGGAAAGGGTGGACAAGCTCTCTTGTTTTGATAGCAGTAGTGTAATTGAGCCTAAAAATCCTAGTTTTAAGTATACAGATAATGGTTATGTGATTGTAAGTGAAGTTGCTGGAAACAAGGTTAATAAAGACATTTTATACGAACATGTGTCAGATGCAGTAATGAAGGGGGAAACTACAATTGATTTGGAGTCAATCAATTGCTATGTTAAACCAAAATATACTTCAAAATCTCAAAAAATCGTCGACACTAGGAACATGCTTAACCAATATGTATCCTCAAAAATTACCTATACTTTTGGAGACAATAAAGAATTTTTAGATAGTTCTACAATAAATAAGTGGCTTACCGTTGATGAGAATATTAAAGTCACATTAGACGAAAAAGAAGTTGAAAATTATATAGATGTACTTGCAAGCAAATATAATACAATTGGTAAGAGAAGAAATTTTGTATCATCATCAGGAAAGGCTATGAATATTGACACTGGTGATTATGGCTGGTCCATTAATAGAGTTAAAGAAACTCAAGCTTTAATTTCGATCATAAAAGAAGGGAAAACTATAGCAAAAGAACCAGCATATACTCAAACTGCCTTATATCATGGCAACAATGATATGGGGAATACCTATGTAGAAATAGATCTGACAATACAGCACTTATGGTTTTATAAAAATGGTTTGCTGATAGTACAAGGGGACATTGTCACAGGTACTGAGGGGTCGGAGAATGCAACACCAGAAGGCATTTATAAGTTGAAATATAAAGAAAAAAATGCAATCCTTAAAGGTCAAGGTTACGCTTCTCCTGTTAACTTTTGGATGCCCTTTAATGGAGGGATAGGAATTCATGATGCAAGCTGGAGAGATAAGTTTGGAGGAAAGCTATATATGACAGGAGGGTCACATGGTTGTATAAATTCACCATACGATTTAGCAAAAGCAATATTTGATAATATTGACGCAGGTACTCCAGTTGTTTGTTATAATGAGCAAGGAGTTTTGGTGAGTAAGTAG